In a single window of the Terriglobus roseus genome:
- a CDS encoding LytR/AlgR family response regulator transcription factor, whose amino-acid sequence MGLSAVIVDDEALARRELRYLLDRVGEVEVVAEASNGIEAVETVRSHAPDVVFMDVQMPGLDGFAVLKRLMENREFVMPEVIFATAYDQYAVRAFEVNAIDYLLKPFEEKRVALAIEKARMRRAAASTAQSETAIETVPQASAEERLESLLKLLETQATAAATQTRPRSGKVVVRSAQRLLLVDQREICFASIEEGAISVVTPAIEGMSNVRTLEELTDQLDPETFWRAHRSFVVNIQHIREVVPWFKSSYLLRMDDRKATEIPVARAQIKRLRELFNL is encoded by the coding sequence ATGGGTTTATCTGCAGTCATCGTCGATGATGAGGCGCTTGCGCGGCGCGAGCTTCGTTACCTGCTGGATCGGGTGGGCGAGGTGGAGGTGGTTGCCGAGGCCTCCAATGGTATCGAGGCCGTTGAGACGGTTCGCAGTCATGCGCCGGATGTGGTTTTCATGGATGTGCAGATGCCGGGGCTGGACGGCTTCGCCGTGTTGAAGCGGTTGATGGAAAATCGCGAATTCGTGATGCCGGAGGTTATTTTCGCCACGGCCTACGATCAGTACGCGGTGCGCGCGTTTGAAGTGAACGCGATTGATTACCTGTTGAAGCCCTTTGAAGAAAAGCGTGTGGCACTGGCGATCGAGAAGGCAAGGATGCGCCGCGCCGCCGCATCGACGGCGCAGTCCGAAACTGCGATTGAGACCGTGCCCCAGGCAAGCGCGGAGGAGCGGCTGGAGTCACTGCTGAAGCTACTGGAGACACAGGCGACCGCTGCCGCAACGCAGACGCGTCCGCGTTCCGGCAAGGTGGTCGTGCGTTCCGCGCAGCGGTTGTTGCTGGTCGATCAGCGTGAGATCTGCTTTGCTTCAATTGAAGAGGGCGCGATCTCCGTTGTGACACCGGCGATCGAAGGCATGAGCAACGTCCGCACACTGGAAGAATTGACAGACCAGCTGGATCCGGAGACATTCTGGCGCGCGCATCGCAGCTTTGTCGTGAATATCCAGCATATCCGCGAGGTGGTGCCGTGGTTCAAGTCGAGCTACCTGCTGCGGATGGACGATCGCAAGGCCACGGAGATTCCCGTGGCACGCGCGCAGATCAAACGGCTGCGCGAACTCTTCAATCTATAG
- the rnc gene encoding ribonuclease III, giving the protein MAKRPTKTATADDSLEVRLRYRFRDAALLQLALTHSSLAFEAGDGRTNATGEDNEQLEFLGDAVVGLLITELLVRHFPERREGDLTRMRAMLVSGKGMGEVGVRLGLGRDLHLGKGEDASGGRTKSALLADAVEALVAAIYLDANAATPGGNGGAGLKAARSFVEREIFQPRLAELKSAAQQGARFGGIVGDWKSALQELLQARAAGQPLYRTVEEIGNDHNKRFRVEVLLGDRVLAEGEGTSKKSAQQAAARVAYDVLSPAVGELADDSGIPATGTQG; this is encoded by the coding sequence ATGGCAAAGCGCCCCACCAAGACGGCAACTGCGGACGATTCGCTGGAAGTGCGCCTCCGCTACCGCTTCCGCGACGCCGCTCTGCTGCAACTGGCGCTTACGCACAGCTCCCTTGCCTTTGAAGCGGGAGACGGCCGTACCAACGCTACCGGCGAAGACAACGAACAGCTCGAATTCCTGGGCGACGCCGTCGTCGGCCTGCTCATCACGGAATTGCTCGTCCGCCACTTCCCGGAGCGCCGCGAGGGCGACCTGACCCGCATGCGCGCCATGCTGGTCAGCGGCAAGGGCATGGGCGAGGTGGGCGTCCGGCTGGGCCTTGGACGCGATCTGCATCTGGGCAAGGGTGAGGACGCCAGCGGCGGACGCACCAAGTCTGCCTTGCTGGCCGACGCCGTCGAGGCACTCGTCGCCGCAATCTATCTCGATGCGAACGCAGCCACACCCGGCGGCAACGGTGGCGCCGGCCTGAAGGCCGCGCGATCGTTCGTCGAACGAGAGATCTTCCAGCCGCGCCTGGCCGAACTGAAGTCTGCCGCGCAGCAGGGCGCACGTTTCGGCGGCATCGTCGGCGATTGGAAATCGGCACTGCAGGAGCTGCTGCAGGCGCGCGCAGCCGGCCAGCCGCTCTACCGGACGGTGGAAGAGATCGGCAACGACCATAACAAACGCTTCCGCGTGGAGGTTCTGCTGGGCGACCGCGTCCTCGCCGAAGGTGAAGGCACCAGCAAGAAGTCTGCGCAGCAGGCTGCCGCGCGCGTGGCGTACGACGTCCTCTCTCCTGCAGTGGGCGAACTCGCGGACGACTCCGGCATTCCGGCTACGGGCACGCAGGGATGA
- the lepB gene encoding signal peptidase I: protein MGNAFADALGQVVGSLARLTVVSLFIITFLVQPSQIPTSSMEPTMLVGDFVLVNKQVFATPGHWRWLLPYREPRRDDIIVFHYPVDPSELLVKRVIATPTDRIHLRRGAVVLNGRPVAEPFAAYSPAERSAYRDEFPNLQRADPAAEATWWIELRHRIRGADLPIPDSRYFAMGDNRNNSQDSRFWGFVPRENIVGEPLMVYLSTERTTGSARGRLRWDRIGMVLR from the coding sequence ATGGGCAATGCGTTCGCGGACGCCCTGGGGCAGGTGGTGGGATCGCTTGCGCGCCTGACGGTGGTCTCACTCTTCATCATCACGTTCCTCGTGCAGCCCTCGCAGATCCCCACCAGCTCCATGGAACCGACGATGCTTGTCGGCGACTTCGTCCTGGTGAACAAGCAGGTCTTTGCAACACCCGGCCACTGGCGCTGGCTGCTGCCCTACCGCGAGCCGCGCCGCGACGACATCATCGTCTTCCACTACCCGGTCGACCCATCGGAACTGCTGGTGAAACGTGTCATCGCCACGCCGACAGACCGCATCCACCTTCGCCGAGGGGCTGTCGTCCTCAATGGCAGGCCCGTCGCTGAGCCCTTTGCCGCGTACTCTCCTGCGGAACGCTCCGCCTACCGCGATGAGTTCCCTAACCTGCAGCGTGCCGACCCGGCAGCCGAAGCGACATGGTGGATCGAGCTGCGGCATCGCATTCGCGGAGCCGATCTACCAATCCCGGACAGCCGCTACTTTGCCATGGGCGACAACCGCAACAACAGCCAGGACAGCCGCTTCTGGGGCTTCGTGCCCCGCGAAAACATCGTGGGCGAACCACTGATGGTCTACCTGAGCACCGAACGCACGACCGGATCTGCACGAGGGCGGCTGCGCTGGGATCGCATCGGCATGGTGCTGCGATAG
- a CDS encoding glycoside hydrolase family 125 protein: MLIVNAFVEAGSLNRRKLLKSAAMLGAAQVAQTLLPAPMLGQYTKRDLTTRPAPEARLFRSAAVEEAITVVGRSMVDSELRTIFANCLPNTLDTTVFHGTRGGKADTFVITGDIDALWLRDSSAQMHPYLPFVKQDAALARLIVGLIHRHAQCILLDPYANAFRRNPNDSPLDWAVKDATDHKPGVGERKWEVDSLCYPIRLAHGYWKATGDTKAFDSEWVAAATLTIKTFREQQRQHDRGPYHFQRSAKSPTDTVMLDGYGAPTRPNGMLHSIFRPSDDACTYPLFVPANLFAVVALRMLAEIASAIHNVKLAGDATALADEVLVATAHHGRVTHPRMGEIWAYEIDGFGNVNLMDDANAPGLLSIAYLGATGRDSNGQPEDALYARTRAFALSDENPYFFKGRAAEGIGGPHVGLGFIWPMSITMRALTSTDDAEIRTCLRTLRDCTAGTHYMHEAFHKDDPTKFTRPWFAWANTLFGELILKLHRERPAVLREPL, encoded by the coding sequence ATGCTCATCGTGAATGCATTCGTCGAAGCAGGCTCTCTGAACCGCCGCAAGCTGCTGAAGTCCGCAGCGATGCTGGGCGCTGCGCAGGTTGCGCAGACGCTGTTACCCGCGCCCATGCTGGGCCAATACACCAAGCGCGACCTGACGACTCGTCCCGCGCCTGAGGCCCGTCTCTTCCGCTCCGCAGCGGTCGAAGAAGCGATCACGGTCGTCGGCCGGTCGATGGTTGATTCGGAGCTGCGAACGATCTTCGCCAACTGCCTGCCGAACACGCTGGACACGACCGTCTTCCACGGCACACGCGGCGGCAAGGCGGATACCTTCGTCATCACCGGCGACATCGACGCGCTGTGGCTGCGCGACTCCTCCGCGCAGATGCACCCCTACCTGCCCTTCGTAAAGCAGGACGCTGCGCTGGCTCGCCTGATCGTAGGGCTGATCCACAGGCATGCGCAGTGCATCCTGCTGGATCCTTATGCCAATGCGTTCCGCCGCAACCCGAACGACTCCCCGCTGGACTGGGCCGTGAAGGATGCCACGGATCACAAGCCCGGCGTGGGCGAACGAAAGTGGGAGGTCGATTCGCTCTGCTACCCCATTCGCCTGGCACATGGCTACTGGAAGGCGACGGGCGACACCAAGGCCTTCGACAGCGAGTGGGTCGCCGCCGCAACGCTGACCATCAAGACCTTTCGCGAACAGCAGAGGCAGCATGACCGCGGTCCTTATCATTTTCAGCGGTCGGCGAAGAGTCCCACGGACACCGTAATGCTCGATGGCTACGGCGCGCCCACGCGGCCCAATGGCATGTTGCATTCCATCTTCCGTCCTTCGGATGATGCGTGTACCTATCCACTGTTTGTTCCGGCGAACCTGTTTGCGGTGGTCGCCCTGCGGATGTTGGCGGAAATCGCATCCGCGATTCACAACGTCAAACTCGCAGGCGATGCCACCGCGCTTGCGGACGAGGTACTCGTTGCAACGGCTCATCATGGCCGCGTGACGCATCCTCGCATGGGCGAGATCTGGGCTTACGAGATCGATGGTTTCGGCAACGTAAACCTGATGGACGATGCCAATGCACCCGGACTGCTCTCCATCGCGTACCTGGGCGCGACGGGCCGAGACAGCAACGGCCAGCCCGAAGATGCACTCTACGCAAGGACCCGTGCTTTCGCGCTGAGCGATGAGAATCCCTACTTCTTCAAGGGCCGCGCCGCAGAAGGCATCGGCGGTCCGCACGTCGGTCTGGGCTTCATCTGGCCGATGAGCATCACGATGCGGGCGCTGACCAGTACGGACGACGCAGAGATCCGCACCTGCCTGCGCACGCTGCGCGACTGCACAGCTGGCACCCATTACATGCATGAGGCCTTCCACAAAGACGACCCCACGAAGTTTACGAGGCCGTGGTTCGCATGGGCGAACACGCTCTTCGGTGAGCTGATTCTCAAGCTCCATCGCGAACGCCCGGCGGTCCTGCGCGAGCCTCTCTAG